In Lycium ferocissimum isolate CSIRO_LF1 chromosome 7, AGI_CSIRO_Lferr_CH_V1, whole genome shotgun sequence, the sequence TCATAGAGAAAAACATGTACTCTGTTGTTAGAAGTTAGAAATCTCGAggtctctttttttatttcgttatttatttatttcaaatgcTTCATTTTGTTTTACCGGACATTTTCACATTagaatttcaaaatttcaagtaTGACTCATCTAGTACTTTGACTAAAATACATTGTGAAATTATTccttttcattaattacttagATAAGTAACCACATCAGTTATAATTACTCTAATGGTAACATTTACTTTTTTAATTCGTCTTGTAAGCATTAAAATCAATATTTAGCCAAACTTTTATACAACTTTACTTTATTTTGCTGTTTTATCGACGATAATGACGAAATTATCCTTTTgcttctttaattattttacaAGAGTGTTTCCTCACCAACTTTGGCCACTGACAACTCGCTATTACTACTTACTAACATCAAACTTCTATTACTTGCATCAACTTTTGCATGAAAAAATAATAGTGTTTCCATATTTTGCAATTCTGCAGATACCAACCAATTGAATTGTTCTATCCCAAATGGGGAAAAAAACTCATCATATTTCTCCATGGTTACTATTTCTGCACTTACTGCACGAGCAGAGGAAAAAAGCAAATGCTCTGCTCCAtggttacattttttttttttttttgggagatcCGGGCGGATATGGGAAGGGGAAGTAAAGAGAGGAGAAGGCCTTGGTGAGATCTAAATCTGCTAGAATTTAAGTACACAATGAAGTTATAATAATCACTAGGCTGCAACTTTAGAATCACCTATACATTTCTTAAGTGTCCTTTCCCTATTGATTCAAGTATTTGATCTAGGATTTTTGTGAATCCTTTTCTTGAGACTTTTTTAAGCAACACTTTTTGAAGATATGCGCAGTGAATAGGGGGGAAGTAAAAGGAGGAAAATCTCTTGTGAGATGCAAGTAAATTTTAGGCTAGTATTTTATATAGAGGCTGCTTTTATGATTCTGATTTGATGTTGTCTAAATTCTTGTAAAAATGgagctttttttaaaaaataaaataaaaattcagaTGATCCCCACAGCTTATATGGATTACAAGAATGGTATGTTACCTAGGAAGGTTTCTCTTAGGGATCAGTTTGGAAATATGTGGCCTATAGGAGTGgtcaaaataggaaaatatttcTATTTTCCAATATGGATGGGAGAAATTCATTGAGGAGAACAAAGTAGAGTTTGGAGACTTTTTAGTCTTTGACTATGATGGAAAAGGTGTATTTGAAAAGGTGTATTTGACTTCAAATTACTTGGAACCACTTGTTGTGAAAAGAATGGATATGGAGGTTTAAAATTGGCTGGGAAGGAGGAGGAAAAGGAAGAAATGAATGTTGAGCATCAAAAGAGTGTTGTAGAGCCAAAATGGAAGTTGTCCAGGGTGAGGACTACAtggtagaagaagaagaagagggcgAGGAGTATGAAGAAGCAGACGACAAAATTGaggtggaagaagaaaatgaaagggaAATAACAATATGCAAAAAACAAGAGTCATGTTCAAAAGGCAAATGcgtggaaaaagaagaagatgatgatgaagaaactGAGGAGAAAGTGGAAGAGAAGACTGAAAAGGCGCAGATTTTtcggaagaagaagaagataatgaAGATGAGGAGGAAGAAGAGAATGAAAGGGCAAGCATATCCAAGAGAAAGGCACCACGTTCAAAACACAGATTTGCAGAAGAGGAAAATGATGGTGGAGAGGAGGAATGTGACGAAGAAACtgaggaagaggaagaaaagaatgaaagggCAGGCACATTCTAGAAAAGTGCACCACGTCCAAAAGGTAAACACAAATTAAAGATCTTTAAATCTACTGCTTTGTTTACTTTACATGCAATTCAACTCTTTTCCTAGTTAGTATGTTACTGCAATAATGACATAATTTTACATTTGGACATGCTCTTTTAGTaatagaaatttcatgaaacgtTCAAGACCGCAAATTCTAAGGGCTGGAAAAAAGTTCAGTTGTTTGGTTCGCTGATAAACCCCTCTTTCTGTTAGTTTTTGGAACTTCAGAGAAGAATAAAGTTAAATCTCATTTTCGTGACGCTTCTAATATGTTTATAaagtcttctttctttcttaaagtcCATGTTCAATAAGGAGTATCTCTGAATTTCCCTTAGATTTCTGTTTGTGAACCTGAGCAGTTAACTTTCTTGATTTAGGTGGATGCGAAAGAGCCACTGATCGCAAGGGGAGAGATCGCTATGACCATTATGGTACAGATATATTCAGAAGTGGACGCGCAGTTCAGCCAATCCTTAATCCTTACTTTATAGCAAAAATACAAGGAAAAGGGAGAAACCAACTGGTAATCAAAAGCCTTATATATCTATTCTAGTGAATGATTTTATAGTTAGAATTCTCATTTAACAAGTCTCTTTTCCTAATTACAGTTCGTTCCGATTGATGTGGTGAGAGACTACAAACTTGAAGTCCCTCCaacaatgaccatttgcgaCTCTAATGGCAGCAGATTTGAGACAAAACTCAAGAAATGGAAGGACGGTAGAATATGGCTACATGGAGGATGGCGC encodes:
- the LOC132064951 gene encoding uncharacterized protein LOC132064951, which translates into the protein MKMRRKKRMKGQAYPRERHHVQNTDLQKRKMMVERRNVTKKLRKRKKRMKGQAHSRKVHHVQKVDAKEPLIARGEIAMTIMVQIYSEVDAQFSQSLILTL